In Myxococcus stipitatus, the following are encoded in one genomic region:
- a CDS encoding ATP-binding cassette domain-containing protein — protein MRRGDPPVLHDVRVTVGREDRVRIKGPNGAGKTTLLEALVGSLTRRERVLYLPQELSTAAKADAIERLHELHPEERGRVRSIFTALGSEPERVLRAEAAHLSPGEARKLVLAEALAQQVWALVMDEPTNHEAALEAYPGAVVLVTHDGTVS, from the coding sequence GTGCGGCGCGGGGACCCTCCCGTGCTTCATGACGTGCGCGTCACGGTGGGGCGTGAAGACCGCGTGCGCATCAAGGGACCGAACGGAGCGGGAAAGACGACTTTGCTTGAAGCGCTGGTCGGGTCCCTCACCCGGCGCGAGCGTGTGCTGTACCTTCCCCAGGAGCTCTCCACGGCGGCAAAGGCTGACGCCATCGAGCGCCTGCACGAGCTCCATCCCGAAGAGCGCGGCCGTGTGCGGTCCATCTTCACCGCGCTCGGCAGCGAGCCGGAGCGTGTGCTGCGAGCCGAGGCCGCGCACCTCTCGCCAGGAGAAGCAAGGAAGCTGGTCCTCGCCGAGGCCCTTGCCCAGCAGGTCTGGGCGTTGGTGATGGACGAACCGACGAACCACGAGGCGGCGCTCGAGGCGTACCCAGGTGCCGTGGTGCTGGTCACCCATGACGGCACCGTCTCGTGA
- the rlmN gene encoding 23S rRNA (adenine(2503)-C(2))-methyltransferase RlmN — MPHSPRHEHPPPPPGILAEVHAFLRGLGAPSYRYQQLVTAFQRGAQSFDEVRDLPGDLRQLLVSRFGLTVLPLEIESVRTGAQVEKVLFRTRSGARVETVLSRYRAGWSSVCVSTQAGCGLACSFCATGALGLERNLSVDEICAQVVHRRWSSEPGGAPKSVAFMGMGEALANPNVLTALSVLTAKDHGGLSPRRITVSTVGLAPALATLTETHPQVTLTLSVHSPFPEQRAQLIPLERRFPLEENLAILDRHVRRARRKTYLAYLLIEGVNDSEDHLEALAKLVHQRSRPELFHVSVIRYNAAFGADPSFRAPASSKVDDFVARLHRLGIGATRRQQFGADIDAACGQLRAESMGRLRQRGPSGDPH; from the coding sequence ATGCCACACAGCCCCCGACACGAGCACCCACCCCCTCCCCCAGGCATCCTCGCCGAGGTTCACGCGTTCCTCCGCGGGCTCGGTGCGCCTTCGTATCGATACCAGCAGTTGGTGACCGCGTTTCAGCGCGGCGCGCAGAGCTTCGATGAGGTCCGAGACCTGCCTGGGGACCTGCGGCAGCTGCTCGTCTCCCGCTTCGGGCTGACCGTCCTTCCTCTCGAGATCGAGTCGGTGCGTACGGGAGCACAGGTCGAGAAGGTGCTCTTCCGCACGCGCTCGGGCGCACGCGTCGAGACCGTGCTCTCGCGCTACCGCGCGGGCTGGTCCTCGGTCTGCGTGTCCACGCAGGCAGGTTGTGGGCTCGCGTGTTCGTTCTGCGCCACGGGCGCCTTGGGGCTCGAGCGCAACCTGAGCGTCGACGAGATTTGCGCCCAGGTCGTACACCGGCGCTGGAGTTCGGAGCCGGGCGGCGCGCCGAAGAGCGTCGCGTTCATGGGGATGGGTGAAGCACTCGCGAACCCGAATGTGCTCACCGCGCTGAGCGTGCTGACGGCGAAAGACCATGGCGGGCTGTCACCGCGTCGAATCACCGTCTCGACGGTGGGCCTCGCGCCAGCCCTCGCGACCCTCACCGAGACACACCCGCAGGTCACCCTGACGCTCTCGGTCCATTCCCCGTTCCCCGAACAACGCGCGCAGCTCATTCCGCTCGAGCGCCGGTTTCCCCTCGAGGAGAACCTCGCCATCCTGGACCGGCACGTCCGGCGCGCACGGCGGAAGACCTATCTGGCGTACCTGCTGATTGAAGGCGTCAACGACTCCGAGGACCATCTCGAGGCGCTCGCGAAACTCGTGCACCAGCGCTCCAGGCCCGAGCTCTTTCACGTCAGCGTCATCCGTTACAACGCGGCCTTCGGCGCGGACCCTTCATTCCGGGCCCCGGCGTCCTCGAAGGTCGACGACTTCGTGGCGCGGCTGCATCGCCTGGGCATCGGGGCGACGCGACGACAGCAGTTCGGGGCGGACATCGACGCGGCGTGTGGTCAATTGCGCGCTGAATCGATGGGCCGTCTCCGCCAACGCGGCCCGTCTGGCGACCCGCATTGA
- a CDS encoding SBBP repeat-containing protein, with amino-acid sequence MGNPTNTTFSVAHPYVAKFDTSGNRQWLVQQNAATNAGAPSPVYSNGVNVDGDGNIYLGGYFTGTFDGNAKAGDPDSFVSKLAAP; translated from the coding sequence GTGGGCAACCCCACGAACACCACGTTCAGCGTGGCGCACCCCTACGTCGCGAAGTTCGACACGTCGGGCAACCGGCAGTGGTTGGTGCAGCAGAACGCGGCGACGAACGCGGGGGCGCCATCGCCTGTCTACAGCAACGGAGTGAACGTGGACGGGGACGGGAACATCTACCTGGGTGGCTACTTCACGGGGACCTTCGACGGCAACGCGAAGGCCGGTGACCCGGACTCGTTCGTCTCGAAGCTCGCGGCCCCGTAG
- a CDS encoding VCBS repeat-containing protein produces the protein MAVRDFDKDGKQDVLSVNDGDSVSFMRGKGDGSFEAPVISSRSGIEDGVALADFNGDGKDDLAISHELNGEVSLLLAGAQGRWGPAVRHAMGLRPLGLVAGDFNRDGKADLAAASNLSNGAVTVRLGQGDGTFAPAKTFSVRSNPQALAVGDFNRDGLLDIAVITQDVNSGSSVLVGDGMGGFVSQGYFLAGSTPRAVTVGDWNGDGNLDLAVAHAEPSSALSVLMGNGAGDFSTNVRSDVSGHPEAIACEDVNLDGRLDLALPYSYSDGAVSLLLGAGTGSFGAVTQSSAGATPKGIAFGDLNGDGWPDVVTGSTGSTIRVMLSTCQ, from the coding sequence GTGGCCGTCCGGGACTTCGACAAGGACGGCAAGCAGGACGTCCTCTCCGTCAATGACGGCGACAGCGTGAGCTTCATGCGTGGCAAGGGAGATGGGTCATTCGAGGCGCCTGTCATCTCCTCGCGAAGCGGAATCGAGGATGGCGTGGCCCTGGCCGACTTCAATGGCGACGGCAAGGACGACCTGGCGATCAGCCACGAGCTCAACGGAGAGGTGAGCCTGCTCCTCGCGGGGGCCCAGGGTAGGTGGGGGCCGGCCGTGCGCCATGCCATGGGCTTGCGCCCCTTGGGACTCGTCGCGGGTGATTTCAACCGAGATGGGAAGGCGGACCTCGCCGCCGCCTCCAACCTGTCGAATGGCGCCGTCACCGTCCGGCTGGGCCAAGGAGATGGGACTTTTGCTCCGGCCAAGACCTTCTCCGTCCGCAGCAATCCCCAGGCGCTCGCTGTCGGTGACTTCAACCGAGACGGTCTGCTCGACATCGCGGTCATCACCCAGGATGTCAACTCCGGCTCGAGCGTGCTCGTGGGCGATGGGATGGGCGGTTTCGTGAGCCAGGGTTATTTCCTCGCCGGCTCCACGCCCAGGGCCGTCACCGTGGGGGATTGGAATGGCGACGGCAATCTGGACCTCGCCGTGGCCCATGCCGAGCCAAGCAGTGCCTTGTCCGTCCTCATGGGCAATGGCGCGGGGGACTTCTCCACGAACGTCCGAAGTGACGTGAGCGGTCATCCGGAAGCCATCGCCTGCGAGGACGTCAATCTCGACGGTCGACTGGACCTGGCGCTGCCCTACTCCTACTCCGATGGCGCGGTGAGCCTGCTCCTTGGCGCTGGAACCGGGTCGTTTGGCGCCGTGACGCAGTCCAGTGCTGGCGCAACCCCCAAGGGCATCGCCTTCGGGGACTTGAATGGAGACGGCTGGCCGGATGTCGTCACCGGCAGCACGGGGTCCACCATCCGGGTGATGCTCTCCACGTGCCAGTGA
- a CDS encoding M57 family metalloprotease translates to MMNHRHAVLLSGIALWSLAGCGGADTTQSGAKDEELSQGITFEEFRAQTNQETESGLFIVDGDIAVDEQGLRDFYETSVRSGQLIINQANRVDTKWTDTQKLNLTYCVSKATFGTRYAEMVQAMNAATAAWEAAAKVNFVHLSQYDTNCTSRQSKVLFDVNQASSTSPGARAFFPNTARQARNVILNSATWTDTTGQFPIVGVLRHELGHALGFRHEHIRPETGNSDAFCTENSNWRALTTYDSASVMHYPWCPGSTGDGSLSLSSKDIQGAQAVYGAP, encoded by the coding sequence ATGATGAATCACCGACACGCAGTCCTCCTCTCCGGCATCGCGCTTTGGAGCCTGGCCGGATGCGGCGGCGCGGACACCACGCAGTCGGGTGCCAAGGACGAAGAGCTGAGCCAGGGAATCACCTTCGAGGAGTTCCGTGCGCAGACGAATCAGGAGACGGAGTCGGGTCTCTTCATCGTCGACGGCGACATCGCGGTCGACGAGCAGGGGCTGCGCGACTTCTACGAGACGAGCGTCAGGAGCGGCCAACTCATCATCAACCAGGCCAACCGCGTCGACACCAAGTGGACCGACACGCAGAAGCTCAACCTCACCTACTGCGTCAGCAAGGCCACCTTCGGCACCCGCTACGCCGAGATGGTCCAAGCGATGAACGCCGCCACGGCCGCGTGGGAGGCCGCCGCCAAGGTGAACTTCGTCCACCTCAGCCAGTATGACACCAACTGCACCTCGAGGCAGTCGAAGGTCCTCTTCGATGTGAATCAGGCGAGCAGCACGAGCCCTGGAGCCCGCGCCTTCTTCCCCAATACGGCCCGCCAGGCGCGCAACGTCATCCTCAACTCCGCCACCTGGACCGATACGACCGGCCAGTTCCCCATCGTCGGGGTCCTGCGGCACGAGCTGGGCCACGCCCTGGGCTTCCGCCACGAGCACATCCGCCCCGAGACGGGCAATAGCGATGCCTTCTGCACCGAGAACAGCAACTGGCGGGCGCTGACGACCTACGACTCCGCCTCCGTGATGCACTACCCGTGGTGCCCTGGCTCTACCGGCGATGGTTCGCTGTCGCTCTCCTCGAAGGACATCCAGGGTGCCCAAGCGGTCTACGGCGCTCCTTGA
- a CDS encoding DUF2079 domain-containing protein — MPLLLVVLIWGVLVVVPVWLQAARACFPNFDLGIYSQAAARLSLADPNPWISGRQVFIFNDHFDPILWVAHPLAQVIPPMWAALVVEALFVLLTVAPLLWLHLKGLLSRDALVLLAALLLLSPSVVEAMKFPVHPTTWSMLPWVLTGVAFHLRRQGLLLVSLVLLFACKEEFVFGGVMLTLALALRGERRLAAFVGALSLAWLAWVYGLRPWLMGPTVDYTFRLRQGMEGGWFDYLSLRLASPHVSRIGTLTLLFVPLGIWTWRERLRPDWAWMLVLLPLLGIRFLAMAWRFHYGVSVIAAALMGFLPVLRTRSPPWWVIASTSVVLLTSNEPNLRKLTSTLISPQTSPPHCPRTPERLASLSRGVDLLTQHREGSALLSSNLVAVLADRGDIYAVGGPQPEEARVHEWVLVEKPPHGDVWPLTPMRVEELIDVWRTGAGTQVIIDDENVFMARGRFTAHR, encoded by the coding sequence ATGCCCCTGCTTCTCGTCGTCCTCATCTGGGGAGTGCTCGTCGTCGTCCCTGTCTGGCTTCAAGCCGCGCGGGCCTGTTTCCCGAACTTCGACCTGGGCATCTATTCCCAGGCGGCGGCGCGCTTGTCATTGGCGGACCCGAACCCGTGGATCAGCGGGCGGCAGGTCTTCATCTTCAACGACCACTTCGACCCCATCCTCTGGGTGGCCCATCCTCTGGCCCAGGTCATCCCACCCATGTGGGCCGCGTTGGTCGTCGAGGCGCTCTTCGTGCTGCTCACCGTGGCTCCCTTGCTCTGGCTCCACTTGAAGGGGCTGCTGAGCCGCGATGCCTTGGTGCTGCTCGCGGCGCTCCTGCTGCTGAGCCCCAGCGTGGTGGAGGCCATGAAGTTCCCCGTCCACCCGACGACGTGGTCCATGCTGCCCTGGGTGCTGACGGGAGTGGCCTTCCACCTGCGCCGCCAAGGACTGCTCCTGGTGTCGCTGGTCCTTCTGTTCGCCTGCAAGGAGGAGTTCGTTTTCGGAGGTGTCATGCTGACCCTCGCGCTGGCCCTGCGCGGGGAGCGACGGCTCGCGGCGTTCGTGGGGGCGCTGTCGCTCGCGTGGCTCGCATGGGTCTACGGGCTTCGTCCTTGGCTCATGGGCCCCACCGTGGACTACACCTTCCGCCTCAGACAGGGGATGGAGGGGGGCTGGTTCGACTATCTCTCGCTCCGGCTGGCGTCGCCCCATGTGTCGCGCATCGGCACCTTGACGCTGCTGTTCGTCCCGTTGGGCATCTGGACCTGGCGTGAACGGCTGCGGCCCGATTGGGCTTGGATGCTCGTCCTGCTCCCGCTGCTGGGCATCCGCTTCCTCGCGATGGCCTGGCGGTTTCACTATGGCGTTTCGGTCATCGCCGCGGCGCTCATGGGGTTCCTGCCTGTCCTCCGGACCCGGAGCCCACCCTGGTGGGTCATCGCCTCCACCAGCGTGGTGCTCCTCACCAGCAACGAGCCGAACCTGCGGAAGCTCACGAGCACTCTGATCTCCCCTCAGACCTCTCCACCTCATTGTCCGAGGACACCCGAGCGACTGGCGAGCCTCTCCCGGGGCGTGGACCTGCTCACCCAGCACCGTGAGGGCTCGGCGCTGCTCAGCAGCAATCTTGTCGCCGTGCTGGCGGACCGTGGAGACATCTACGCCGTGGGGGGCCCGCAGCCGGAGGAGGCGCGCGTCCACGAGTGGGTGCTCGTCGAGAAGCCTCCCCATGGCGACGTCTGGCCTCTCACCCCCATGCGAGTTGAGGAACTCATCGACGTCTGGCGCACGGGTGCGGGCACGCAGGTCATCATTGATGACGAGAACGTGTTCATGGCGAGAGGGCGCTTCACGGCTCACCGCTGA
- a CDS encoding heavy metal translocating P-type ATPase has translation MPGLGKKGWGRGSSSSRGAPWSSSTPGTARAEPRGTGAGGDVVSKEARARWQMALLVLALSGLVAGGILYVAHARGAARWAWAASTGVVLLPTLVTVIRGLLKRETGVDLIAVLAMVGALALGEYLAGAIIAVMLTGGAALERFAVARARRELSVLLNRAPRVAHRRAGADILDVDIAEVALGDVLVIKPGEVVPADGIVSSASAMLDESALTGESKPVHLDSGTPVRSGGTNAGGPFELRVTASAAESTYAGIIRLVKAAEESKAPFVRLADRYALGFLVLTLALSTFAWLVSGSPTRALAVLVVATPCPLILAAPAAIIAGVSRAAKHGIIVKGGAPLEILSRAKVLLLDKTGTVTAARPQVVAVETFGRMSSDDVVRHAASVEQLSVHPFAPAILAEARSRNVGIDFPVDVREQMGTGIAGTVDGRRVAVGQLAFVAPGTPLTPELRSLDMRTAVEGSSSVYVSVDGALVGVLLLQDPIRPEAPRALRLLRSAGIRRIHMVTGDHPDVAELVGDALGIDRVFAERTPEEKVEVVKAVRSEGITAMVGDGINDAPALALADIGVAMGARGATAASEAADVVLTADRLEGLLLAMRIAQRTRRVALESVFVGMGLSLVAMVFATAGDITPVAGAILQEGIDVLVILNALRALGGGGLIAPKTPEARGLAQQLASDHRSLRPHIGELAELAARLGSLEPRDARAQLARLCEILEKKLLPHEREEQRTAYPLLGKMLKDEDPTGPLIQTHHEIRRLTRLFGRLVAQLPPEGPRAEDLRDLRRVLYGLHAILKLHFAQEEELYSLFEE, from the coding sequence TTGCCCGGTTTGGGCAAGAAAGGATGGGGGCGTGGATCTTCCAGCTCAAGGGGCGCGCCTTGGTCATCGAGCACGCCGGGGACCGCACGAGCGGAGCCGCGCGGGACAGGCGCTGGTGGTGACGTGGTGAGCAAGGAAGCCCGAGCACGGTGGCAGATGGCGCTGCTCGTCCTCGCCCTCTCGGGCCTGGTGGCTGGCGGCATCCTTTACGTCGCACACGCCCGCGGCGCGGCTCGTTGGGCGTGGGCTGCTTCCACCGGGGTCGTCCTGCTTCCCACGCTCGTCACCGTCATCAGGGGGCTCCTGAAACGGGAGACGGGCGTCGACCTCATCGCGGTCCTGGCCATGGTGGGCGCGTTGGCCCTCGGCGAGTACCTCGCGGGTGCCATCATCGCCGTCATGCTCACGGGAGGCGCGGCCCTCGAGCGCTTCGCGGTCGCGCGGGCTCGCCGTGAGCTCTCTGTTCTCCTCAACCGGGCTCCGCGTGTCGCGCACCGGCGCGCCGGCGCTGACATCCTGGACGTGGACATCGCCGAGGTCGCACTCGGTGACGTCCTCGTCATCAAGCCCGGCGAGGTTGTTCCGGCGGATGGCATCGTCAGCAGCGCCAGTGCCATGCTCGACGAATCCGCGCTCACGGGTGAATCGAAGCCCGTGCACCTCGACTCGGGTACGCCCGTCCGCAGCGGCGGCACGAATGCAGGCGGCCCGTTCGAGCTGCGCGTCACCGCCTCGGCGGCCGAGAGCACGTATGCGGGCATCATCCGCCTGGTCAAGGCCGCCGAGGAGTCGAAGGCGCCTTTCGTCCGGCTCGCGGACCGCTATGCCCTCGGGTTCCTCGTGCTCACGCTCGCCTTGTCTACCTTCGCGTGGCTGGTGAGCGGCAGTCCGACCCGCGCGCTCGCGGTGCTCGTGGTCGCGACCCCGTGCCCGCTCATCCTGGCGGCGCCCGCGGCAATCATCGCCGGCGTATCACGCGCGGCGAAGCACGGCATCATCGTCAAGGGCGGCGCCCCTCTCGAGATACTCTCGCGCGCCAAGGTGCTGCTCCTCGACAAGACGGGGACCGTCACGGCGGCGCGGCCACAGGTCGTCGCGGTCGAAACGTTCGGGCGCATGTCGTCCGACGACGTCGTCCGCCACGCCGCGTCCGTTGAGCAGCTCTCCGTCCACCCCTTCGCACCCGCGATTCTCGCGGAGGCTCGCAGCCGGAACGTCGGAATCGACTTCCCGGTCGACGTGCGCGAACAGATGGGTACGGGCATCGCGGGGACCGTCGACGGCCGGCGCGTGGCCGTGGGCCAGCTCGCCTTCGTGGCTCCGGGCACGCCACTCACGCCGGAGCTGCGGTCACTCGACATGCGAACAGCGGTCGAGGGGTCATCGAGTGTCTATGTCTCCGTCGACGGGGCGCTCGTTGGCGTCCTTCTGCTGCAGGACCCGATTCGACCGGAAGCGCCCCGCGCCTTGCGGTTGCTCCGGTCCGCGGGCATCCGCCGCATCCACATGGTGACCGGCGACCATCCCGACGTCGCCGAACTCGTCGGCGATGCCCTGGGTATTGACCGTGTGTTCGCCGAACGGACTCCAGAGGAGAAGGTCGAGGTCGTCAAGGCCGTCCGGTCCGAGGGCATCACGGCGATGGTCGGCGACGGCATCAACGACGCTCCCGCACTGGCGCTCGCCGACATTGGCGTCGCGATGGGTGCGCGCGGCGCAACGGCGGCCTCCGAAGCCGCTGACGTCGTGCTCACCGCGGACCGGCTCGAGGGGCTGCTTCTCGCGATGCGAATCGCGCAGCGCACCCGGCGCGTCGCGCTGGAAAGCGTCTTCGTCGGGATGGGGCTCTCCCTCGTGGCGATGGTCTTCGCCACGGCGGGCGATATCACCCCGGTCGCGGGAGCGATTCTGCAGGAAGGCATCGATGTCCTCGTCATCCTGAACGCGCTGCGCGCCCTGGGGGGCGGAGGGCTCATCGCGCCGAAGACCCCGGAGGCGAGGGGCCTCGCGCAACAGCTCGCCTCGGACCACCGCTCGTTGCGCCCACATATCGGCGAACTCGCGGAACTGGCGGCACGGCTCGGCTCGCTGGAGCCGCGCGATGCACGCGCCCAGCTTGCGCGCCTGTGTGAGATACTCGAGAAGAAGCTGCTGCCGCATGAGCGCGAGGAGCAGCGGACGGCCTACCCGCTGCTCGGAAAGATGCTCAAGGACGAGGACCCGACCGGGCCGCTCATCCAGACACACCACGAGATTCGTCGGCTCACGCGTCTGTTCGGCCGGCTGGTCGCGCAGCTTCCCCCGGAGGGCCCCCGCGCGGAGGACCTGCGAGATCTCCGCCGGGTCCTCTATGGCTTGCACGCAATCCTCAAGCTCCACTTTGCTCAGGAGGAGGAGCTCTACAGCCTCTTCGAGGAATGA
- a CDS encoding glucuronyl hydrolase: protein MDEATANRVLRFAQQQATKTDALVPAGRYPQSTTNGGWTTIDAAAPIEWTQGFFPGELWYLFEDSGIATFKSLAAARTDPLKVQQTNSTTHDTGFKLITSFGNAYRFTGSEAQRQVLLTGAASLAKRYNAKLGYVVCCDWNRPTWLAPLFVDTMMDIELLLWGAAHGGSSTWRDMAVNHAIKTLNVLVRSDGSSFHMADFDPTTGAMRLRGTFQGASNSSTWARGQTWLMYGYTMVYRYTRDPRMLAAAQKTTDWYLNHLPADMVPIWDFNAPANQQLKDTSAAAVAASALLELSGYVSDLATQQRYRDAALGMLDALSAAPYLASGTSKASVLQHAVGNLPAGKEIDVGLIYGDYYFVEALHRFVQQTHLQSGWGARTAFSAGGHDLGSNNAGVVTVEFDVTPRRYPIDGVIGYADTSTTVTSFSSLAMSIRMNTDGRFDVRNGGVYAALTAVPYAPDTTYHVRMVTDLKAKRYSVWVRPPGGSEIQLANNYAFRSDAPPVDDLGKVVLNSTTANDAYIVTQHTVSGTPPPSTVWPSRVDFSAAVHLLGTNNTGTVTTEFDVTPALSPMDGVIGYADTSTTITSFSSSAMLIRLSTDGRFDVRDGGGYAALTTVPYAANTTYHVRMVTNLDTKRYSVWVRPPGRAEIQIASNSAFRSNAPLTDDMGKVSLNGSTGNDTYVVTNHVVRRGTSIVSAPDEEALEGGLPPGSSLPAEGGCSAVPGSGVLALCGVVLGLARQRRRSRITR from the coding sequence ATGGACGAGGCGACGGCGAATCGCGTCCTGCGATTCGCCCAGCAGCAGGCGACGAAGACGGACGCGCTGGTGCCGGCGGGGCGCTATCCTCAGAGCACCACGAACGGCGGGTGGACCACCATCGACGCCGCGGCGCCGATTGAATGGACGCAGGGTTTCTTCCCCGGTGAACTCTGGTACCTCTTCGAGGACTCGGGCATCGCCACCTTCAAGTCCCTGGCGGCCGCCCGGACGGACCCGCTGAAGGTCCAGCAGACCAACTCGACGACGCACGACACGGGCTTCAAGCTCATCACCAGCTTTGGCAACGCGTACCGTTTCACGGGTTCCGAGGCCCAGCGGCAGGTGCTGCTCACGGGCGCCGCTTCGTTGGCCAAACGCTACAACGCGAAGCTGGGCTACGTCGTGTGCTGTGATTGGAACCGGCCCACGTGGCTCGCGCCGCTCTTCGTGGACACGATGATGGACATCGAGCTGCTGCTCTGGGGCGCCGCGCACGGGGGCTCGTCCACCTGGCGGGACATGGCCGTCAACCACGCCATCAAGACGCTCAATGTGCTCGTTCGCTCGGACGGCAGCTCCTTCCACATGGCGGACTTCGACCCGACCACGGGCGCCATGCGCCTGCGCGGCACGTTCCAGGGGGCCTCGAACTCCTCCACCTGGGCGCGCGGGCAGACGTGGCTCATGTATGGCTACACCATGGTGTACCGCTACACACGCGACCCGCGCATGCTGGCCGCGGCCCAGAAGACCACTGACTGGTACCTGAACCACCTGCCCGCGGACATGGTTCCCATCTGGGACTTCAATGCTCCGGCGAATCAGCAGCTCAAGGACACCTCCGCGGCCGCTGTCGCCGCCTCGGCGCTGTTGGAGTTGAGCGGCTATGTCTCGGACCTGGCCACCCAGCAACGCTACCGTGACGCGGCCCTCGGCATGCTCGATGCGCTCAGCGCCGCGCCCTACCTCGCCAGTGGAACGAGCAAGGCCAGCGTCCTCCAGCACGCCGTGGGAAACCTGCCGGCGGGCAAGGAGATCGACGTGGGCCTCATCTATGGGGACTACTACTTCGTCGAGGCCCTTCATCGCTTCGTGCAGCAGACCCACCTCCAGTCGGGCTGGGGGGCGCGGACGGCCTTCTCCGCGGGGGGGCATGACCTCGGGAGCAACAACGCGGGCGTCGTCACGGTGGAGTTCGACGTGACGCCGCGGCGCTACCCCATCGACGGGGTCATCGGCTACGCCGACACGTCCACCACCGTCACGTCCTTCTCGAGCCTGGCCATGAGCATCCGAATGAACACGGACGGCCGCTTCGATGTGCGCAATGGAGGAGTCTACGCCGCGCTCACCGCGGTGCCCTACGCACCCGACACGACGTACCACGTGCGCATGGTGACGGACCTCAAGGCCAAACGCTACAGCGTGTGGGTTCGCCCGCCGGGCGGCTCCGAGATTCAGCTCGCGAACAACTACGCCTTCCGCTCGGACGCGCCTCCCGTGGATGACCTTGGCAAGGTGGTGCTCAACAGCACCACCGCGAACGACGCGTACATCGTGACGCAGCACACGGTGTCGGGCACCCCGCCTCCGTCCACGGTCTGGCCTTCGCGGGTCGACTTCTCGGCGGCCGTGCATCTCCTGGGGACCAACAACACCGGCACGGTGACGACCGAGTTCGACGTGACGCCCGCCCTCAGCCCGATGGATGGCGTCATCGGCTATGCCGACACGTCCACCACCATCACATCGTTCTCCAGCTCCGCCATGCTCATTCGCTTGAGCACGGACGGCCGCTTCGACGTGCGCGATGGGGGAGGCTATGCCGCCCTCACCACGGTGCCCTATGCGGCCAACACGACGTACCACGTGCGCATGGTGACGAACCTCGACACCAAGCGGTACAGCGTGTGGGTGCGTCCCCCGGGTCGGGCGGAGATCCAGATCGCCAGCAACTCCGCCTTCCGTTCGAACGCACCGCTCACGGATGACATGGGGAAGGTGTCGCTCAATGGCTCCACGGGCAATGACACGTACGTTGTGACGAACCACGTCGTGAGGCGAGGGACATCCATCGTGTCCGCCCCGGATGAGGAAGCCCTCGAGGGGGGACTTCCTCCCGGGAGCTCACTGCCAGCGGAGGGGGGCTGTTCCGCGGTCCCCGGCTCGGGGGTGTTGGCCCTCTGCGGCGTGGTGCTGGGGTTGGCGCGGCAGCGCAGACGCTCACGCATCACGCGATGA